A genomic region of Streptomyces diastaticus subsp. diastaticus contains the following coding sequences:
- a CDS encoding phytanoyl-CoA dioxygenase family protein: MTVEDSTTFTLTAEELSLLPSDEDVAFYAEHGWYLSKKLFTDEEVEQLEAASERFYAGHRDRKLPARPPKLAYWEPEKGDVQRHNDYIHYEDDTIGRILRKPLLGAVAARLARAEQIRVFQSTLIYKPPVAEEQSNIVPWHFDRHYWSTSTSEEMLTAFIPFHDCGEEMGTITMVDGSHLWKEMAEADSTSLHFAERDRSELDQMLDDNAAYNGAEVRKIPVHIPKGHVNFHHCRTYHGSGANVSDRPRRAISFHLQDGANRYRDFFRSDGTQVAYNHDLLVRRTPEGTPDYSDPEFLPLLWSEH; the protein is encoded by the coding sequence ATGACCGTCGAAGACTCCACGACCTTCACCCTGACCGCGGAGGAGCTCAGTCTCCTGCCCTCCGACGAGGACGTCGCGTTCTACGCCGAGCACGGCTGGTACCTGTCGAAGAAGCTCTTCACCGACGAGGAGGTCGAGCAGCTGGAGGCCGCCAGCGAGCGCTTCTACGCAGGCCACCGCGACCGCAAGCTGCCGGCCCGCCCGCCCAAGCTGGCGTACTGGGAGCCGGAGAAGGGCGACGTCCAGCGGCACAACGACTACATCCACTACGAGGACGACACCATCGGCCGCATCCTGCGCAAGCCGCTGCTGGGTGCCGTGGCGGCGCGGCTGGCCCGCGCCGAGCAGATACGGGTGTTCCAGTCGACCCTCATCTACAAGCCGCCGGTGGCCGAGGAGCAGTCGAACATCGTGCCCTGGCACTTCGACCGGCACTACTGGTCGACCTCCACCTCCGAGGAGATGCTGACCGCGTTCATCCCCTTCCACGACTGCGGCGAGGAGATGGGCACGATCACGATGGTCGACGGCAGCCACCTGTGGAAGGAGATGGCGGAGGCCGACAGCACCTCCCTGCACTTCGCCGAGCGCGACCGCTCCGAGCTGGACCAGATGCTCGACGACAACGCCGCGTACAACGGGGCGGAGGTCCGCAAGATCCCGGTCCACATCCCCAAGGGCCACGTCAACTTCCACCACTGCCGCACGTACCACGGCAGCGGTGCCAACGTGAGCGACCGCCCGCGCCGTGCCATCTCGTTCCACCTCCAGGACGGCGCGAACCGCTACCGCGACTTCTTCCGCTCGGACGGCACCCAGGTCGCCTACAACCATGACCTGCTGGTCCGTCGCACCCCCGAGGGCACCCCGGACTACTCCGACCCCGAGTTCCTCCCCCTGCTGTGGAGCGAACACTGA
- a CDS encoding prephenate dehydrogenase has protein sequence MDSAAVVGTGLIGTSIALALRGRGVATYLIDTDQEAARVAAGLGAGIAGPPRGPVDLAVLAVPPQQVAAALKEHQLGDLADDFTDAASVKEPPQREAARLGCDLTRFVGGHPMGGREQSGPLAARDDLFHGRPWVLTPSARTRPQTHERARRLAELCGARPVVMTHAEHDRAVALISHAPHLVSTLLAARLLHGARSQLGLAGQGLQDVTRLAGGSAELWTDILGSNAVAVADVLADFAHEVDDVVEVLRELGTAREPEQRRTHLEALSTVLVRGVQGRARIPACGGTGAPSTSTAYAAAPGGA, from the coding sequence ATGGACAGTGCCGCCGTGGTCGGAACCGGCCTGATCGGTACATCGATCGCCCTGGCCCTTCGGGGCCGGGGCGTGGCCACCTACCTGATCGACACGGACCAGGAGGCGGCCCGCGTCGCCGCCGGCCTCGGGGCCGGCATCGCGGGCCCCCCGCGCGGACCGGTCGACCTGGCCGTCCTCGCGGTGCCCCCGCAGCAGGTCGCAGCGGCCCTCAAGGAACACCAACTGGGCGACCTGGCTGACGACTTCACGGACGCGGCCAGCGTCAAGGAACCACCCCAGCGGGAGGCGGCTCGGCTCGGCTGCGACCTGACCCGTTTCGTCGGCGGGCATCCGATGGGCGGCCGGGAGCAGTCCGGGCCGCTGGCCGCGCGGGACGACCTGTTCCACGGGCGGCCGTGGGTCCTCACACCGTCCGCGCGGACCCGGCCGCAGACCCATGAACGCGCCAGGCGACTGGCCGAGTTGTGCGGCGCACGGCCTGTCGTGATGACCCACGCGGAGCACGACCGGGCGGTCGCCCTCATCTCGCACGCCCCACACCTGGTCTCGACGCTGCTGGCAGCGCGGCTGCTGCACGGCGCACGGTCCCAGTTGGGGCTCGCCGGGCAGGGACTCCAGGACGTGACGCGGCTGGCCGGCGGCAGCGCCGAGCTGTGGACCGACATCCTCGGTTCGAACGCCGTGGCCGTCGCCGACGTCCTCGCCGACTTCGCCCACGAAGTCGACGACGTGGTCGAGGTCCTGCGGGAGCTGGGCACCGCCCGCGAGCCGGAACAGCGACGTACGCACCTGGAAGCGCTGTCGACGGTCCTGGTCCGCGGCGTCCAGGGCCGGGCCCGGATCCCCGCCTGCGGGGGCACGGGCGCACCGAGTACGAGTACGGCCTACGCGGCCGCGCCGGGAGGAGCCTGA
- a CDS encoding aminotransferase-like domain-containing protein: protein MVTPTAPPTPAPLSLAELHTSLSDPVLDAMNFLNEVVARFPDAISFAPGRPTEGTFEPEDLARHLQSYTTYLEQELGWSRDQTRTLLFQYGRTNGIIHELIARTVANDEGIEVPPEAVVVTTGCQEAMLLTLRALFARPEDTLLVSSPCYVGITGVARLLGIQVRPVPEGPDGPDPLAVQAAARAAKQAGQRPRAFYVVPDFANPSGASMSRAARELLLAVAEEEELLVLEDDPYGFFVRTGEARPTLKALDRGRRVVHLGSFAKTALPGARVGYVLADQEVVGPEGGRTLLADELSKIKSMTTVNTSAVSQAVIGGLLVESGCRLREANSAAVAHYRTTMDTLLDALERHFPAERQAELGVSWNRPDGGFFLVVDVPFAADHKALELSARAFGVLWTPMRDFHLDGGGTRQLRLSCSSQSPEAITEGIARLAAFITAQITGTAA from the coding sequence ATGGTGACGCCGACCGCTCCCCCGACACCGGCCCCCCTCTCCCTCGCCGAGCTGCACACCTCGCTCAGCGACCCGGTCCTGGACGCGATGAACTTCCTCAACGAGGTCGTCGCGCGCTTCCCGGACGCCATCTCCTTCGCGCCCGGCCGTCCCACCGAGGGCACCTTCGAGCCGGAGGACCTCGCCCGCCATCTCCAGTCGTACACCACCTACTTGGAGCAGGAGCTGGGCTGGTCGCGCGACCAGACCCGGACCCTGCTGTTCCAGTACGGCCGTACCAACGGCATCATCCACGAGCTGATCGCAAGGACCGTCGCCAACGACGAGGGGATCGAGGTCCCGCCCGAAGCGGTGGTGGTGACGACCGGCTGCCAGGAGGCGATGCTCCTCACTCTGCGGGCGCTCTTCGCCCGTCCCGAGGACACCCTGCTGGTCAGCTCGCCGTGTTACGTGGGCATCACCGGCGTGGCCCGGCTCCTGGGCATCCAGGTCCGCCCCGTGCCCGAGGGCCCCGACGGGCCCGACCCGCTGGCCGTCCAGGCGGCCGCCCGCGCCGCGAAGCAGGCCGGGCAGCGCCCCCGGGCCTTCTACGTGGTCCCGGACTTCGCCAACCCCTCCGGCGCGAGCATGAGCCGGGCGGCGCGGGAGCTTCTGCTGGCAGTGGCCGAGGAGGAGGAGCTGCTCGTCCTGGAGGACGACCCGTACGGCTTCTTCGTCCGGACCGGCGAGGCCCGGCCCACGCTCAAGGCGCTCGACCGCGGCCGGCGCGTCGTGCACCTGGGCTCCTTCGCCAAGACGGCGCTGCCCGGGGCCCGGGTCGGCTACGTCCTCGCCGACCAGGAGGTGGTCGGGCCCGAGGGCGGGCGGACGCTTCTCGCGGACGAGTTGTCGAAGATCAAGAGCATGACCACCGTCAACACCTCGGCCGTCAGCCAGGCCGTCATCGGCGGCCTGCTGGTCGAGAGCGGCTGCCGGCTCCGCGAGGCCAACTCGGCCGCCGTCGCGCACTACCGCACCACCATGGACACCCTGCTCGACGCGTTGGAGCGGCACTTCCCCGCGGAGCGCCAAGCCGAGCTGGGCGTCTCCTGGAACCGTCCGGACGGCGGCTTCTTCCTCGTCGTCGACGTCCCCTTCGCCGCCGACCACAAGGCCCTGGAGCTCTCCGCACGCGCCTTCGGCGTGCTGTGGACGCCGATGCGCGACTTCCACCTCGACGGCGGCGGCACCCGTCAGTTGCGGCTCTCGTGCAGCTCCCAGAGCCCGGAGGCGATCACCGAGGGCATCGCCCGGCTGGCCGCCTTCATCACCGCGCAGATCACCGGCACGGCCGCCTGA
- a CDS encoding alpha-hydroxy acid oxidase — MALHTYEAAAEERLPGPVWDFFAGGSGTESMLTAGREALDRVQLRPRCMVDVSRCDPGTDLLGARLAAPLAVAPMAYHQLAHPEGEVASARGAGEAGALLTVSMFASRALEDIAAAASGPLWLQLYWLRRREVMRDLIRRAEAAGFRALVLTVDAPRVAYRPRDAANGFAVPPGVRAVNLSTEVMAASHGSRSGESALARHSREQFDASITWEDLAWLREVTSLPVVLKGVLTGEDAELAVKHGVSGLIVSNHGGRQLDFARSAPECLTEVVDAVGGSCPVILDGAIRHGADLAKALCMGADAVMLGRPALWGLAHSGDAGVAGVLRLLIDQFEEVMALMGAPTVADFGRSGIAYPVCGRLPS, encoded by the coding sequence ATGGCGCTGCACACGTACGAGGCAGCGGCCGAGGAGCGCTTGCCTGGCCCGGTGTGGGACTTCTTCGCCGGCGGCAGCGGCACCGAGTCGATGCTGACGGCCGGACGGGAGGCACTGGACCGCGTCCAGCTGCGGCCGCGCTGCATGGTCGACGTCTCCCGCTGCGACCCGGGCACCGACCTGCTGGGCGCGCGGCTGGCGGCGCCGTTGGCCGTCGCCCCCATGGCCTACCACCAACTGGCGCACCCGGAGGGCGAAGTGGCCTCGGCGCGCGGCGCGGGCGAGGCGGGCGCACTGCTCACCGTGAGCATGTTCGCGAGCCGGGCCCTGGAGGACATCGCGGCCGCGGCGAGCGGGCCACTCTGGCTCCAGCTGTACTGGCTCAGGCGCCGCGAGGTGATGCGCGACCTGATCCGGCGGGCCGAGGCCGCCGGTTTCCGGGCGCTGGTCCTGACGGTCGACGCCCCCCGGGTGGCGTACCGGCCCCGGGACGCGGCCAACGGGTTCGCCGTCCCGCCCGGCGTCCGCGCGGTCAACCTCTCCACGGAGGTCATGGCCGCCTCGCACGGCAGCAGATCGGGGGAGTCAGCCCTGGCCCGGCACTCGCGGGAGCAGTTCGACGCCTCCATCACCTGGGAGGACCTGGCCTGGCTGCGGGAGGTGACCTCGCTGCCGGTGGTACTGAAGGGCGTCCTCACCGGCGAGGACGCGGAGTTGGCGGTCAAGCACGGAGTCTCGGGACTGATCGTCTCCAACCACGGCGGCCGCCAGCTCGACTTCGCCCGCAGCGCCCCGGAGTGCCTCACCGAGGTGGTGGACGCCGTCGGCGGGAGCTGCCCGGTCATCCTCGACGGAGCGATCCGGCACGGCGCCGACCTGGCCAAGGCGCTCTGCATGGGGGCGGACGCGGTCATGCTGGGACGCCCGGCCCTGTGGGGCCTCGCGCACTCCGGCGACGCAGGGGTCGCCGGAGTGCTGCGGCTGCTCATCGACCAGTTCGAGGAGGTGATGGCCTTGATGGGAGCACCGACCGTCGCCGACTTCGGGCGGTCCGGCATCGCGTATCCCGTCTGCGGCCGTCTCCCGTCCTGA
- a CDS encoding aldo/keto reductase, whose protein sequence is MRYRVLGKTGIEVSTHCLGTMMFGGAGNPDHEDCSRVVNAALDAGINFMDTADMYATGECEEIVGKALKGRRDDVVLATKVHFPMGEGRNRSGNSRRWIVRAVEDSLRRLDTEWIDLYQVHRPDHTTDVEETLSVLSDLVREGKIRAFGSSTFPAEDLVEAHHVAERRGLMRMRTEQPPYSILARGIERSVLPTARRLGMGVLTWSPLASGFLSGKYREGRPVDLTTGRAKRTPKRFDPAVPGNAAKLAVAEQLIALAEEMGCGLPELAVAFPLVHPAVTSVIIGPRTMDQLTSLLDGADLVLEDEVLDRIDAIVAPGTDLYQPDGVWQPPSLTHLDRRRRPVGERAAAE, encoded by the coding sequence ATGCGTTATCGCGTTCTCGGTAAGACCGGCATTGAGGTCAGTACGCACTGTCTCGGCACGATGATGTTCGGGGGGGCCGGGAATCCTGATCACGAGGACTGCTCGCGGGTGGTCAACGCGGCGTTGGACGCGGGGATCAACTTCATGGACACCGCCGACATGTACGCGACCGGGGAGTGCGAGGAGATCGTCGGGAAGGCGCTCAAGGGGCGGCGGGACGATGTCGTGCTCGCGACGAAGGTGCACTTCCCGATGGGGGAGGGGCGCAACCGGAGCGGGAACTCGCGCCGGTGGATCGTGCGGGCCGTCGAGGACAGTCTGCGGCGGCTGGACACGGAGTGGATCGACCTCTACCAGGTGCACCGGCCCGACCACACGACGGATGTCGAGGAGACGCTGTCCGTCCTGAGCGACCTCGTGCGGGAGGGGAAGATCCGGGCATTCGGCTCGTCCACCTTCCCCGCCGAGGACCTCGTCGAGGCGCATCATGTGGCGGAGCGGCGCGGGCTGATGCGGATGCGGACGGAGCAGCCGCCGTACTCGATCCTGGCGCGCGGCATCGAGCGGTCGGTGCTGCCGACCGCTCGGCGGCTGGGGATGGGCGTGCTGACCTGGTCGCCGCTGGCCTCGGGCTTCCTCTCCGGCAAGTACCGTGAGGGCCGGCCGGTCGACCTCACCACCGGGCGGGCCAAGCGCACGCCGAAGCGGTTCGACCCGGCCGTGCCGGGAAACGCCGCCAAGCTCGCGGTCGCCGAGCAGCTCATCGCCCTCGCCGAGGAAATGGGGTGTGGTCTGCCGGAGCTGGCCGTCGCGTTTCCACTGGTGCACCCGGCCGTCACCTCGGTGATCATCGGCCCGCGCACCATGGACCAGCTCACCTCGCTGCTCGACGGCGCCGACCTGGTGCTGGAGGACGAGGTGCTCGACCGGATCGACGCGATCGTGGCCCCCGGCACCGATCTCTACCAGCCCGACGGCGTGTGGCAGCCGCCGTCGCTCACCCACCTCGACCGGCGCAGGCGCCCGGTCGGGGAGCGGGCCGCCGCGGAGTAG
- the fxsT gene encoding FxSxx-COOH system tetratricopeptide repeat protein codes for MSAPGSASAAPTHHIGGIFADHGSIAVGYAEQVHHHAAPRAPASWPHQVGVLPPRALSFQHRAEVDQLRTAVDGGGTAVLSQVLTGTGGVGKTQLAADYARTAWDSGSVDVLVWISASSRSAITNGYAQAGVEVLGADPTDTEKATREFLAWLEPKTGTKPCRWLVVLDDLADPADLRGLWPPASPRGRTLVTTRRRDAALTGAGRRLVHVGLFMPWEAAAYLTEVLAAHDHTEPAEQINALAADLGHLPLALAQAAAYLVDAELACADYRELFADRMRKLADLLPESSSLPDDQAVTVAATWSLSIERADQLRPAGLARPMIQLAAMLDPNGIPATVLTSQPALAHVTERRTSNGTDSTHQAAPVSAEDAVRALRALHRLSLIDHSPPTPHQAVRVHQLIQRATRDALTPDQHDRVALTAADALSAAWPDVERDTGLARTLRANVTALTHTAEDALYLRSAPHRVLFRAGRSLGQAGQVTDAIAHFDRLTEATRHRLGPDHTHALGARNMLARWRGEAGDAAGAVAAFEELLADQERSLGPDHIDTLMTRRALAGWRGEAGDAAGAAAAFEELLADPAWLLGPDSPDTLAVRDELARWRGEAGDAAGAAAARKNLLADRVRVLGPDHPDTLSTRHELARWRGMAGDAAGAAAAFEELLPDQERVMGPDHPDTLTARHELARWQGMAGEAAGAAAALEELLPDQERVLDPDHFHTLVTRYNLANMRGVAGDVAGAAAAFEELLPDQERVMGPDHPNTLNARGCLANSRGMAGDAAGAAAALEELLPDQERVMGADHPDTLNTEFNLAWWRGAAGDTAALEELLADRARALGPDHLHTLIAHVGLAHWRGDAQDVTGPAAALKELLAPDPARLSGPDLPDNLNARNKLARLRSDAAAWKKQLVDQVRVLGPGHPRALVARHELAELRGKAGDAAGAVAAFQELLADRTRVLGPDHPDTLLTRYEIAGWRATAGDAAGAVAAFQELLAAEVRVLGPDHPDTLMTRYEIAGWRGEAGDGAGALAAFRELLIDQMRVLGPDHPKTLSTRRALTEWQMQQSLMDQPIDEQDR; via the coding sequence CTGAGCGCACCCGGTTCCGCCTCGGCCGCGCCGACTCACCACATCGGTGGCATCTTCGCCGACCACGGCAGCATCGCCGTCGGCTACGCCGAGCAAGTCCACCACCACGCTGCGCCCCGCGCCCCGGCCTCCTGGCCGCACCAGGTCGGCGTGCTCCCGCCCCGCGCTCTGTCATTCCAGCACCGGGCCGAGGTCGATCAGTTGCGGACAGCGGTCGACGGCGGGGGTACCGCGGTGCTCAGCCAGGTACTCACCGGCACCGGCGGGGTGGGCAAGACGCAGCTGGCCGCCGACTACGCCCGCACCGCATGGGACAGCGGCAGTGTGGATGTGCTGGTGTGGATCAGCGCCAGTAGTCGGTCGGCGATCACAAACGGGTACGCGCAGGCCGGTGTCGAGGTGCTGGGAGCTGACCCCACGGACACCGAGAAGGCTACGCGGGAGTTCCTGGCCTGGCTGGAACCCAAGACCGGAACGAAACCATGCCGGTGGTTGGTGGTGCTTGACGACCTTGCCGACCCCGCCGACCTGCGCGGCTTGTGGCCGCCGGCCAGTCCGCGCGGCCGCACTCTCGTCACCACCCGCCGCCGCGACGCCGCACTGACCGGAGCGGGCCGACGCCTGGTGCACGTGGGCCTGTTCATGCCCTGGGAAGCCGCCGCCTACCTCACCGAGGTGCTCGCCGCCCACGACCACACCGAACCCGCCGAGCAGATCAACGCTCTCGCCGCCGACCTGGGACACCTGCCCCTGGCCCTCGCCCAGGCTGCCGCCTACCTCGTTGACGCCGAGCTGGCCTGCGCCGACTACCGCGAGCTGTTCGCCGATCGGATGAGGAAGCTGGCCGACTTGCTGCCCGAGTCCAGCTCGCTGCCCGACGACCAGGCCGTCACCGTGGCCGCCACCTGGTCACTGTCCATCGAACGCGCCGACCAACTCCGCCCCGCGGGCCTGGCCCGCCCCATGATCCAGTTGGCCGCCATGCTCGACCCCAACGGCATCCCCGCTACGGTCCTCACCAGTCAGCCCGCCCTTGCACACGTCACCGAGCGTCGCACCTCCAACGGTACGGACAGCACCCATCAGGCAGCGCCGGTCTCGGCCGAGGACGCTGTACGCGCGTTACGGGCCCTGCATCGACTCAGCCTCATCGACCACAGTCCACCAACACCGCACCAAGCCGTCCGCGTCCACCAGCTCATCCAGCGCGCCACCCGCGACGCCCTCACACCCGACCAGCACGACCGGGTCGCCCTTACCGCCGCCGACGCCCTGAGCGCCGCCTGGCCCGACGTCGAACGAGACACCGGCCTCGCCCGCACCCTGCGCGCCAACGTCACCGCCCTCACCCACACCGCCGAGGACGCCCTGTACCTGCGGTCCGCCCCCCACAGAGTGCTCTTCCGCGCCGGCCGGAGCCTCGGCCAAGCCGGCCAGGTCACTGACGCCATCGCCCACTTCGATCGCCTGACCGAAGCCACCCGCCACCGCCTCGGCCCTGACCACACCCACGCCTTGGGGGCCCGCAACATGCTCGCACGGTGGCGGGGTGAGGCGGGGGACGCGGCAGGTGCCGTGGCCGCGTTCGAAGAGCTGCTGGCCGACCAGGAACGGTCACTGGGCCCCGACCACATAGACACCCTGATGACCCGCCGCGCGCTCGCCGGGTGGCGGGGTGAGGCGGGGGACGCGGCAGGTGCCGCGGCCGCGTTCGAAGAGCTGCTGGCCGACCCGGCGTGGCTGCTGGGCCCCGACTCCCCGGACACCTTGGCCGTCCGTGACGAGCTCGCCCGGTGGCGGGGTGAGGCGGGGGACGCGGCGGGTGCCGCGGCCGCGCGGAAGAACCTGCTGGCTGACCGGGTACGGGTGCTGGGCCCCGACCACCCGGACACACTGAGCACCCGCCACGAACTCGCCCGGTGGCGAGGTATGGCGGGGGACGCGGCGGGTGCCGCGGCCGCGTTCGAAGAGCTGCTGCCCGACCAGGAACGGGTAATGGGCCCCGACCACCCGGACACACTGACCGCCCGCCACGAACTCGCCCGGTGGCAAGGTATGGCGGGAGAAGCGGCGGGTGCCGCGGCCGCGCTCGAAGAGCTGCTGCCCGACCAGGAACGAGTGCTGGACCCTGACCACTTCCACACCCTGGTCACCCGCTACAACCTCGCCAACATGCGAGGTGTGGCGGGGGACGTAGCGGGTGCCGCGGCCGCGTTCGAAGAGCTGCTGCCCGACCAGGAACGGGTAATGGGCCCGGACCACCCGAACACGCTGAACGCCCGTGGATGCCTCGCCAACAGTCGGGGTATGGCGGGGGACGCGGCGGGTGCCGCGGCCGCGCTCGAAGAGCTGCTGCCCGACCAGGAACGGGTAATGGGCGCCGACCACCCGGACACACTGAACACCGAGTTCAACCTTGCCTGGTGGCGGGGGGCGGCGGGGGACACGGCGGCGCTCGAAGAGCTGCTGGCCGACCGGGCGCGGGCGCTGGGACCCGACCACCTCCACACTCTGATCGCCCACGTTGGCCTCGCCCACTGGCGGGGTGACGCGCAGGACGTGACAGGTCCCGCGGCCGCGTTGAAGGAGCTGCTTGCACCCGACCCGGCGCGGCTGTCGGGCCCCGATCTCCCGGACAACCTGAACGCCCGCAACAAGCTCGCCCGATTGCGGAGTGACGCAGCCGCGTGGAAGAAACAGCTGGTCGACCAGGTGCGGGTACTGGGCCCCGGCCATCCCCGTGCCTTGGTCGCCCGTCACGAGCTCGCCGAGTTGAGGGGGAAGGCGGGGGACGCGGCGGGTGCCGTGGCCGCGTTCCAGGAACTGCTGGCCGACCGGACGCGGGTACTGGGCCCCGACCACCCGGACACCCTGTTGACCCGCTACGAGATCGCCGGCTGGCGGGCCACGGCGGGGGACGCGGCGGGTGCTGTGGCAGCGTTCCAGGAACTGCTGGCCGCCGAGGTGCGAGTTCTGGGCCCCGACCACCCGGACACCCTGATGACCCGCTACGAGATCGCCGGCTGGCGGGGTGAAGCGGGGGACGGGGCGGGTGCCCTGGCCGCGTTCAGGGAGCTGCTGATCGACCAGATGCGGGTACTGGGTCCCGACCACCCGAAGACCCTGAGCACCCGCCGCGCGCTCACCGAGTGGCAGATGCAGCAATCGTTGATGGATCAACCGATTGATGAGCAAGATCGATAA
- a CDS encoding DUF302 domain-containing protein produces the protein MNKTISDDSGLVSLPSAWPFPPTVERLCEAITAAGYHVFSRVDHAANAAHAGITLRPTELVLLGSPRVGTELMLDQQRVGLDLPSKVLVWQDGQDKVWLTYNTAAWLVQRHGLGEGGSAAATALEGTLAQVCGQAASE, from the coding sequence GTGAACAAGACAATCTCCGACGACTCCGGCCTGGTGTCCCTGCCCAGCGCGTGGCCATTCCCTCCCACGGTCGAACGACTGTGCGAGGCGATCACGGCTGCCGGCTACCACGTCTTCTCACGGGTCGACCACGCGGCCAACGCAGCTCACGCCGGCATCACACTGCGCCCCACCGAGCTGGTCCTGCTCGGCAGTCCCCGGGTGGGTACAGAGCTGATGCTCGATCAGCAACGTGTAGGGCTCGATCTTCCCTCCAAGGTCCTTGTCTGGCAGGACGGCCAGGACAAGGTCTGGCTGACCTATAACACCGCAGCCTGGCTAGTCCAGCGCCACGGCCTGGGCGAGGGCGGTAGTGCAGCCGCCACAGCCCTGGAAGGCACGCTGGCGCAGGTCTGCGGCCAGGCTGCATCTGAGTGA
- a CDS encoding DUF2690 domain-containing protein — translation MRRRFAAAAGALAMAAGTVVLAPTAQAVPAGPMGGCWHTGCDGKDPAAYCQGDARTVDSFSLPSGSKYRVVELRYSPSCEAIWSRMSKGNYDVNNATAPHTKIIRNSDGRSYKCTVPTNGGTCHTKMVGDSGVTSYAYGWYDASVLVYTGRTGNY, via the coding sequence ATGAGACGGAGATTCGCCGCCGCAGCGGGGGCACTGGCCATGGCGGCGGGCACGGTGGTGCTCGCACCGACCGCGCAGGCGGTGCCCGCCGGCCCGATGGGCGGCTGCTGGCACACCGGTTGTGACGGCAAGGACCCCGCCGCCTACTGCCAGGGGGATGCCCGGACGGTCGACAGCTTCTCGCTTCCGTCCGGCAGCAAGTACCGAGTAGTGGAGCTCCGGTACTCGCCGTCGTGCGAGGCGATCTGGTCGCGGATGTCGAAAGGCAACTACGACGTCAACAACGCCACCGCCCCGCACACGAAGATCATTCGGAACAGCGACGGCCGCTCCTACAAGTGCACCGTTCCGACCAACGGGGGGACCTGCCACACGAAGATGGTCGGAGACAGCGGGGTGACCAGCTACGCGTACGGCTGGTACGACGCCAGCGTCCTCGTCTACACCGGCCGGACAGGGAACTACTGA